In one Capricornis sumatraensis isolate serow.1 chromosome 1, serow.2, whole genome shotgun sequence genomic region, the following are encoded:
- the LRATD1 gene encoding protein LRATD1, whose translation MGNQLDRITHLNYSELPTGDPSGIEKDELRVGVAYFFSDEEEDLDERGQPDKFGVKAPPGCAPCPESPSRHHHHHHHHHLLHQLVLNETQFSAFRGQECIFSKVSGGPQGADLSVYAVTALPALCEPGDLLELLWLQPAPEPPAPAPHWAVYVGGGQIIHLCQGEIRQDSLYEAGAANVGRVVNSWYRYRPLVAELVVQNACGHLGLKSEEICWTNSESFAAWCRFGKREFKAGGEVPAGTQPPQQQYYLKVHLADNKVHTARFHSLEDLIREKRRIDASGRLRVLQEIADLVDDKE comes from the coding sequence ATGGGCAACCAACTGGACCGCATCACCCACCTCAACTACAGTGAGCTGCCCACCGGAGACCCGTCAGGGATCGAAAAGGACGAGCTGCGGGTCGGGGTCGCTTATTTCTTCTCGGATGAAGAGGAGGACTTGGACGAACGCGGCCAGCCCGACAAGTTCGGCGTGAAGGCACCCCCGGGCTGCGCCCCCTGCCCGGAGAGCCCcagccgccaccaccaccaccatcaccaccaccacctgctgCACCAGCTGGTCCTCAACGAAACTCAGTTCTCCGCCTTTCGGGGCCAGGAATGCATCTTTTCCAAAGTGAGCGGCGGCCCGCAGGGCGCCGACCTGAGCGTCTACGCGGTCACTGCCCTGCCGGCGCTCTGCGAGCCAGGCGACCTGCTGGAGCTGCTGTGGCTGCAGCCCGCGCCGGAGCCGCCCGCGCCCGCCCCGCACTGGGCCGTGTACGTGGGCGGCGGGCAGATCATCCACCTGTGCCAAGGCGAGATCCGCCAGGACAGTCTGTACGAGGCGGGCGCGGCCAACGTGGGCCGGGTGGTGAATAGCTGGTACCGCTACCGtcccctggtggctgagctggtgGTGCAGAACGCCTGCGGCCACCTGGGCCTCAAGAGCGAAGAGATCTGCTGGACGAACTCGGAGAGCTTCGCCGCCTGGTGCCGCTTCGGCAAGCGGGAGTTCAAGGCGGGCGGGGAGGTGCCGGCCGGCACGCAGCCCCCGCAGCAGCAGTACTATCTCAAGGTGCACCTGGCCGACAACAAGGTGCACACGGCCAGGTTTCACAGCCTGGAAGACCTCATCCGCGAGAAGCGCCGCATAGACGCCAGCGGCCGCCTGCGGGTGCTCCAGGAGATCGCGGACCTCGTGGATGACAAGGAGTAG